From Vitis vinifera cultivar Pinot Noir 40024 chromosome 14, ASM3070453v1, a single genomic window includes:
- the LOC100258732 gene encoding uncharacterized protein LOC100258732, translating into MGNYVSCALATSSMGKYRAAKVIFPGGEVRVLDRPTKVAELMLEEPSFFVVNSQSLHMGRRFSALGADEDLEMGNVYAMFPMKRLNSVVTAADMGALFMRANSSVKQASAGRMRLLAESGRGSQIMPSPAAENAGETRLNLEDIEEYSTPEFKHRLSMCRSKKPLLETIAEEPLCSR; encoded by the coding sequence ATGGGAAACTACGTTTCTTGCGCTTTGGCCACCTCTTCTATGGGGAAGTATAGAGCTGCAAAGGTGATTTTTCCGGGCGGAGAGGTTCGGGTGTTGGACAGGCCTACCAAGGTGGCGGAGCTCATGCTGGAGGAGCCCTCCTTCTTCGTGGTGAATTCTCAGTCGCTGCACATGGGGCGGAGATTTTCGGCTCTAGGTGCGGACGAGGACCTGGAAATGGGCAACGTGTACGCCATGTTCCCGATGAAGAGGCTGAATTCTGTCGTGACTGCGGCGGACATGGGGGCTCTGTTCATGAGGGCGAACTCCTCGGTGAAACAGGCGTCGGCCGGGAGGATGAGGCTGCTGGCGGAGTCGGGGAGGGGCTCCCAGATCATGCCGTCTCCGGCGGCGGAGAACGCGGGGGAGACGAGGCTGAATTTAGAGGATATAGAGGAGTATTCGACGCCGGAGTTCAAGCACAGGTTGTCAATGTGCAGGTCGAAGAAGCCATTGCTGGAGACCATCGCTGAAGAACCACTCTGTTCCAGATAA